The proteins below are encoded in one region of Flammeovirga kamogawensis:
- a CDS encoding Pycsar system effector family protein, with the protein MDNYNELVLLTKEYASKHITDLPFHNMTHTENVVRAVREIGEAENLSEKEIQLLEISAWFHDTGYTSEDCSNHESCSASLSFDFLNNKLEEPDLEIIKGCIMATRIPQTPRNLLEQVMCDSDLSHLGTSNFNAYSEALRKEKSVVAKEGGISKSQWLVMNLHFLAEHRYFTNYARQHFQPKKAENIATIKSDLSAVMEEKKEQKEKKKKQKKELKEKNVETPLLKEKPRRDIEEMHGVLARNQLGLSSIADRKASILLSINSIITSFAIGYLFRKIEQVPELMMPSVILAITGLVSVILAVLATRPNVNKNPKKKKEEVNLLFFGDFVDLSLEEYQSLFRDKTKTPQQIYDQLAKDSYFLGKVLDIKYRKVRAAFNFFMIGITISVLSFIVTFATI; encoded by the coding sequence ATGGATAACTACAACGAACTTGTACTTCTTACAAAAGAATATGCAAGTAAACATATAACAGATTTACCGTTTCATAATATGACGCATACAGAAAATGTTGTGCGTGCTGTTCGTGAAATTGGTGAGGCAGAAAATTTAAGTGAGAAGGAAATTCAATTATTAGAAATTTCTGCATGGTTTCATGATACTGGATATACATCTGAAGACTGTAGTAACCATGAAAGTTGCAGTGCTTCCCTTTCTTTTGATTTTCTGAATAACAAATTAGAAGAGCCTGACCTAGAGATAATCAAGGGTTGTATAATGGCTACTAGAATTCCCCAAACGCCAAGAAACTTATTAGAACAAGTTATGTGTGATTCCGATCTTTCACACTTAGGAACATCTAATTTTAATGCGTATTCTGAAGCACTTAGAAAAGAAAAATCTGTTGTTGCTAAAGAAGGAGGTATTTCTAAATCGCAATGGTTAGTTATGAACTTGCATTTCTTGGCCGAACATAGATATTTTACGAATTACGCCAGACAACACTTCCAACCAAAAAAAGCTGAAAATATCGCTACTATAAAATCCGATTTATCGGCAGTTATGGAAGAGAAAAAAGAGCAAAAGGAAAAGAAAAAAAAGCAGAAGAAAGAGCTAAAAGAAAAGAATGTAGAAACCCCTTTGCTTAAAGAAAAGCCAAGAAGAGATATTGAGGAAATGCATGGTGTTCTTGCCCGAAACCAATTAGGGTTAAGTTCTATTGCCGATAGAAAAGCAAGTATCTTACTTTCTATCAACTCTATTATTACATCTTTTGCCATTGGTTATTTATTTAGAAAGATTGAACAAGTTCCTGAACTTATGATGCCTTCCGTAATTTTAGCAATTACAGGTTTGGTTTCAGTCATACTAGCTGTTTTAGCTACGCGACCTAACGTCAATAAAAATCCAAAGAAGAAAAAAGAAGAAGTTAATTTATTGTTTTTTGGAGACTTTGTTGATCTCTCTTTAGAGGAGTATCAGTCATTATTTAGAGATAAGACAAAAACACCTCAACAGATTTATGATCAGCTAGCAAAAGATTCTTACTTTTTGGGTAAAGTACTTGATATAAAATATAGAAAAGTAAGAGCTGCATTTAATTTCTTTATGATTGGTATCACAATATCTGTATTATCCTTTATTGTCACTTTTGCAACTATCTAA
- a CDS encoding adenylate/guanylate cyclase domain-containing protein → MERLKNKYILEKYVKGLLLSYVGWYFFNALYLIIRYDALNFYANYMGENDYFIIHEQLRFAFIANGILAFILSWFSWNFYFFLERRAKTKVVKRLSLGLFTAIVVTCILFFLGDYIGENMYPDGFPYFNELTQQSFIIYAIYVLTATALLNSVFQLKDILGPELFKSVLRGNYYTPKEENRIFMFMDLYNSTTIAESLGHMKYSMLIQECYRTMTDAISHNKASVYQYVGDEIVLTWLTEKGIKNNRCIRLFFDIEATLKSRSEYFMKEFGVVPEFKAGIHSGVVATSQIGVIKREVAYHGDTVNATSRLQEKCKELGVSMLVSDALAAKLDLSMKDMGTHKFRGKHHSIKVFTVDKSNVPNTTKFTAECPSIGLFAPSPKPQFNPNPIKR, encoded by the coding sequence ATGGAGCGTTTAAAGAATAAATATATACTTGAAAAATATGTAAAAGGACTTCTCCTTTCATATGTAGGGTGGTATTTCTTTAATGCATTGTACTTAATTATACGCTATGATGCATTAAATTTCTACGCAAACTACATGGGTGAGAATGACTATTTTATTATTCATGAACAACTACGTTTTGCATTTATAGCAAATGGAATACTTGCTTTTATTCTTAGTTGGTTTTCGTGGAATTTTTATTTCTTTTTAGAAAGAAGGGCCAAAACAAAAGTAGTTAAGAGGTTATCATTAGGGTTATTTACGGCTATAGTTGTTACTTGTATTCTCTTCTTCTTAGGAGATTATATTGGTGAAAACATGTATCCAGATGGTTTTCCCTACTTTAATGAATTAACACAACAGAGTTTTATTATTTACGCCATTTATGTTTTAACGGCCACTGCATTATTAAACTCCGTTTTTCAGCTTAAAGATATTTTAGGACCAGAATTGTTTAAATCTGTTTTAAGAGGTAACTACTATACACCTAAAGAAGAGAACAGAATTTTTATGTTTATGGACCTATATAATTCTACAACGATTGCAGAATCTTTAGGACATATGAAATACAGCATGTTAATTCAAGAATGCTACCGTACAATGACTGATGCTATAAGCCACAATAAAGCATCGGTTTATCAATATGTAGGTGATGAAATTGTATTGACATGGTTAACTGAAAAGGGGATAAAAAATAATAGATGTATTCGCCTATTCTTTGATATTGAAGCTACTTTAAAAAGTAGATCTGAATATTTTATGAAAGAATTTGGAGTTGTACCCGAATTTAAAGCAGGTATACACTCAGGAGTTGTTGCAACCTCACAAATTGGAGTAATAAAAAGAGAAGTCGCTTACCACGGAGATACGGTAAATGCGACATCTCGTTTACAAGAAAAATGTAAGGAGTTAGGCGTTTCAATGCTTGTTTCTGATGCACTTGCAGCTAAACTTGATTTATCTATGAAAGATATGGGAACGCACAAGTTTAGAGGAAAACACCATTCGATTAAAGTCTTTACTGTAGACAAATCTAATGTGCCCAATACTACTAAATTTACTGCAGAGTGTCCATCAATAGGCTTGTTTGCTCCATCTCCAAAACCACAATTTAACCCTAATCCTATCAAAAGGTAA